In Candidatus Omnitrophota bacterium, one DNA window encodes the following:
- a CDS encoding glycosyltransferase, with protein MTSGLVNRRVLRILSLNYEFPPIGGGGGNAHQHILREFRNYPDIDLTLITTTPQPELYGSSYSPNVRIVFLPQKKKDLLYWRRSEIVEYLACHYGFLRTHLQKEAYDLCHVFFGFPSGFLAYLHRKRLPYIVSVRGSDVPGYNRRFSLDYVLLRPMLKRIYRSSQRVIANSRGLKELYEKQFPDLRAGVIPNGIDAATFTPRREKDWEEWRLVCAARLIARKGIDLLLQACQRLVEDGINFSCHLIGDGPEESSLKRMAGELRLGERICFHGRMSRDEIARFLPNCDLFVLPSYAEGMSNAALEAMACGLPVLLTDTGGSRELIEGNGEIVPVGDAEALASALMRMLAQPEIMRRLGVRSRERAETFSWNNVAAQYYDLYGQIARHAGIW; from the coding sequence TTGACGTCCGGCCTCGTGAACCGCCGCGTCTTGAGGATTCTTTCTCTCAATTACGAATTCCCTCCCATCGGGGGCGGGGGAGGAAATGCGCATCAACATATTTTGAGAGAATTTCGGAATTATCCCGATATCGATTTGACGCTAATTACTACCACTCCCCAGCCGGAACTATACGGTTCTTCTTATTCCCCCAACGTAAGGATTGTTTTTCTACCGCAAAAGAAAAAGGATTTGCTTTATTGGCGGCGATCGGAAATCGTCGAATATTTGGCCTGTCATTACGGTTTTTTGCGGACGCATCTGCAAAAGGAAGCCTATGACTTATGCCATGTTTTTTTCGGCTTCCCTTCTGGATTTCTGGCCTATTTGCATCGGAAGCGTCTGCCTTATATCGTTTCCGTGCGCGGGTCGGACGTTCCAGGTTACAATCGGCGTTTTTCATTGGATTACGTCTTGCTGCGTCCGATGCTTAAACGGATTTACCGCTCGTCGCAACGAGTGATCGCCAACAGCCGGGGACTCAAGGAATTGTACGAGAAGCAATTTCCCGATCTGCGGGCGGGCGTGATTCCCAACGGCATCGACGCCGCAACCTTCACGCCGAGGCGGGAGAAGGATTGGGAGGAATGGCGGCTGGTTTGCGCGGCGCGGCTGATTGCGCGCAAAGGGATCGATTTGTTGCTGCAAGCCTGCCAGCGATTGGTGGAAGATGGAATAAATTTTAGCTGCCATCTCATCGGAGACGGGCCGGAGGAATCATCGTTGAAGCGGATGGCGGGGGAATTAAGGCTAGGAGAACGGATTTGTTTTCATGGAAGAATGAGCCGGGACGAAATCGCCCGGTTTTTGCCGAATTGCGATCTCTTCGTCTTGCCTTCCTACGCTGAAGGCATGTCCAACGCGGCGTTGGAGGCGATGGCGTGCGGGCTGCCGGTTTTATTGACCGATACCGGAGGCAGCCGGGAATTGATAGAAGGCAACGGCGAGATTGTTCCCGTTGGCGACGCGGAAGCCTTGGCGTCGGCGTTAATGCGCATGCTGGCTCAACCGGAAATAATGCGTCGATTGGGCGTACGATCGCGGGAACGCGCCGAAACTTTCTCTTGGAATAATGTTGCCGCTCAATATTATGATTTATATGGGCAAATCGCGCGCCATGCGGGAATATGGTAA
- the zapB gene encoding cell division protein ZapB: MSAENLMEILEALEKRVDELAGTISELKSERDQLLKELQEEISKREELEKRLDSDQESKSEVRQRIQAIIDKLDKMEA, encoded by the coding sequence ATGAGTGCGGAAAACTTGATGGAAATTTTAGAAGCGTTGGAAAAGCGAGTAGACGAACTGGCTGGAACGATAAGCGAACTGAAATCGGAACGCGATCAGTTGTTGAAGGAATTGCAGGAAGAAATATCCAAGCGGGAAGAATTGGAGAAGCGCCTCGATTCCGACCAGGAGAGCAAATCCGAAGTGCGGCAACGCATCCAAGCCATCATCGACAAGTTGGATAAGATGGAAGCTTGA
- a CDS encoding cell division protein ZapA, which produces MAPESDIITIEIRGTRLQLRGGDNPEAVRQAGEFVRDRVEELAERAPSAPLTQLALLVAMNLANDLLQQTNDEEDAINAAAEKADRILRKTNAAVR; this is translated from the coding sequence GTGGCTCCCGAATCCGATATTATAACCATCGAAATCCGCGGAACCCGGCTGCAGTTGCGGGGAGGCGACAATCCGGAAGCGGTGCGCCAAGCGGGAGAATTCGTACGCGATCGAGTGGAGGAATTGGCCGAGCGCGCACCGTCGGCGCCCCTGACGCAATTGGCGCTGCTCGTGGCGATGAACCTGGCGAACGACCTTTTGCAGCAAACCAACGACGAAGAGGACGCCATCAACGCCGCCGCCGAAAAAGCCGACCGGATTTTACGCAAGACGAACGCCGCCGTGCGTTGA
- a CDS encoding class I SAM-dependent methyltransferase, producing the protein MVRGFGGLRFALSLLFDLTHVMYEFLKNQDKRIADETAGEENYFYLSPTRASLIRKLAPLAEKVIHGRCLDAGAGRMAYAALLRRCADEYVAMDIEWRPGSNAAGSALAMPWRDEAFDSVFCSQVLEHVPDPEQALREFFRCLKPGGTILVSAPHLSYLHNEPHDYFRYTKHGLRVLLERAGFVEIETAAAGGLLSFLGHIPSVIAKTVLRPIPLIGRAAMIANGWYSRAVAWIDERVESRKIYALNFITAARKPGEAKHE; encoded by the coding sequence ATGGTAAGAGGATTTGGTGGGCTGCGCTTCGCCTTGAGCCTACTCTTCGACTTAACTCACGTCATGTATGAATTTTTAAAAAACCAAGATAAGCGCATCGCCGACGAGACGGCGGGGGAGGAGAATTATTTTTATCTCTCGCCGACGCGGGCCAGTTTGATCCGAAAGCTGGCGCCTCTGGCGGAGAAGGTCATTCATGGGCGCTGCCTCGACGCGGGGGCGGGGCGCATGGCTTACGCCGCCTTACTGCGGCGTTGCGCAGACGAATACGTCGCCATGGATATCGAATGGCGGCCTGGATCGAACGCCGCAGGCTCCGCGTTGGCTATGCCGTGGCGGGACGAAGCGTTCGACAGCGTCTTTTGCTCGCAGGTGTTGGAGCATGTCCCCGATCCGGAACAAGCGCTAAGGGAATTTTTCCGCTGCCTGAAGCCGGGGGGAACGATTCTGGTCAGCGCGCCGCATTTATCTTATCTGCATAATGAGCCGCACGACTATTTCCGCTATACCAAGCATGGGCTGCGCGTATTGTTGGAGCGGGCGGGTTTTGTGGAGATCGAGACGGCGGCGGCGGGAGGATTGCTCTCGTTTTTAGGACATATCCCGTCGGTGATTGCCAAGACGGTCTTGCGCCCCATTCCTCTTATCGGACGGGCGGCGATGATAGCGAATGGATGGTATTCCCGCGCCGTTGCTTGGATAGACGAACGAGTGGAGTCGCGGAAAATTTACGCCTTGAATTTCATCACCGCCGCGCGCAAGCCGGGAGAAGCGAAGCATGAATGA